The Mauremys mutica isolate MM-2020 ecotype Southern chromosome 1, ASM2049712v1, whole genome shotgun sequence genome has a segment encoding these proteins:
- the LOC123361884 gene encoding prosaposin-like isoform X1: protein MAPLLLLLWLGSALCAQELVPKQCLLGPEFWCRDPGTAAQCGRQQDCKLLEQHVPQQDWHVREQALSIRCTICTNILKKLKSIVGDDPDEDSIAEAEDKLCGVVGRGLRRLCRYVMKKFKSKITEALQDGQDPKEICISLQMCQESPPTQGGLVPPSDACDLCLTFTSLAQPDLQHVRPSWDLGDVMNSTCKRHFGGSPRCNDFVSTYQARLLQGLRVPQDPLTTCVDAEACQVPEESAQGETSSGIDTWTWP from the exons ATGgcccctctcctcctgctcctctggctgggcTCAG CCCTCTGCGCCCAGGAGCTGGTCCCCAAGCAAtgcctgctgggccctgagtTTTGGTGCAGGGATCCAGGCACAGCGGCTCAGTGTGGACGGCAGCAGGATTGCAAGCTCCTCGAGCAGCACGTGCCCCAG CAGGACTGGCACGTCCGGGAGCAGGCTCTTTCCATCAGGTGCACCATCTGCACCAACATCCTGAAGAAGCTGAAGTCTATAGTCGGTGACGACCCCGACGAG GACTCCATCGCTGAGGCCGAGGACAAGCTCTGTGGAGTTGTGGGCAGGGGTCTGCGGCGCCTCTGCCGCTACGTGATGAAGAAGTTCAAATCCAAGATCACGGAGGCGCTGCAGGACGGGCAGGACCCCAAGGAGATCTGTATCAGCCTGCAGATGTGCCAGGAGTCCCCACCCACCCAAG GTGGCCTGGTGCCCCCCAGCGATGCCTGTGACCTCTGCCTGACCTTCACCAGCCTGGCCCAACCCGACCTACAGCATGTGAGGCCCAGCTGGGACCTTGGAGACGTCATGAACAGCACATGCAAGCGGCACTTTGGGGGTTCCCCCAGG TGCAACGACTTTGTTTCGACCTACCAAGCCAGGCTGCTGCAGGGTCTGAGGGTGCCCCAGGACCCGCTCACCACCTGTGTG GATGCAGAGGCCTGCCAGGTGCCGGAGGAGTCCGCCCAAGGAGAGACCAGCTCTGGCATCGACACCTGGACATGGCCGTGA
- the LOC123363400 gene encoding 60S ribosomal protein L23a-like: MEHWPLQLGNLPAYWFPLTTESAMKMIEDKNTLVFIVDVKANKHQIKQAVKKLYDIDVAKVNTLIRPDGEKKVYVCLAPDSDALDVADKIGII, encoded by the exons ATGGAGCACTGGCCT CTACAGCTGGGGAACCTGCCTGCCTACTGGTTCCCTCTGACCACAGAGTCAGCCATGAAGATGATAGAGGATAAGAACACCCTGGTCTTCATTGTAGATGTCAAGGCCAACAAACATCAGATCAAGCAGGCTGTCAAGAAACTGTATGATATTGATGTGGCCAAGGTCAACACATTGATCCGACCCGATGGTGAGAAGAAGGTTTATGTCTGTCTTGCTCCAGACTCTGATGCATTGGATGTAGCCGACAAGATTGGAATAATCTAA
- the LOC123361884 gene encoding prosaposin-like isoform X2, with product MAPLLLLLWLGSALCAQELVPKQCLLGPEFWCRDPGTAAQCGRQQDCKLLEQHVPQDWHVREQALSIRCTICTNILKKLKSIVGDDPDEDSIAEAEDKLCGVVGRGLRRLCRYVMKKFKSKITEALQDGQDPKEICISLQMCQESPPTQGGLVPPSDACDLCLTFTSLAQPDLQHVRPSWDLGDVMNSTCKRHFGGSPRCNDFVSTYQARLLQGLRVPQDPLTTCVDAEACQVPEESAQGETSSGIDTWTWP from the exons ATGgcccctctcctcctgctcctctggctgggcTCAG CCCTCTGCGCCCAGGAGCTGGTCCCCAAGCAAtgcctgctgggccctgagtTTTGGTGCAGGGATCCAGGCACAGCGGCTCAGTGTGGACGGCAGCAGGATTGCAAGCTCCTCGAGCAGCACGTGCCCCAG GACTGGCACGTCCGGGAGCAGGCTCTTTCCATCAGGTGCACCATCTGCACCAACATCCTGAAGAAGCTGAAGTCTATAGTCGGTGACGACCCCGACGAG GACTCCATCGCTGAGGCCGAGGACAAGCTCTGTGGAGTTGTGGGCAGGGGTCTGCGGCGCCTCTGCCGCTACGTGATGAAGAAGTTCAAATCCAAGATCACGGAGGCGCTGCAGGACGGGCAGGACCCCAAGGAGATCTGTATCAGCCTGCAGATGTGCCAGGAGTCCCCACCCACCCAAG GTGGCCTGGTGCCCCCCAGCGATGCCTGTGACCTCTGCCTGACCTTCACCAGCCTGGCCCAACCCGACCTACAGCATGTGAGGCCCAGCTGGGACCTTGGAGACGTCATGAACAGCACATGCAAGCGGCACTTTGGGGGTTCCCCCAGG TGCAACGACTTTGTTTCGACCTACCAAGCCAGGCTGCTGCAGGGTCTGAGGGTGCCCCAGGACCCGCTCACCACCTGTGTG GATGCAGAGGCCTGCCAGGTGCCGGAGGAGTCCGCCCAAGGAGAGACCAGCTCTGGCATCGACACCTGGACATGGCCGTGA
- the LOC123366737 gene encoding prosaposin-like, producing MMAVLLLLSLLVGPTALALPGEPPECLQGPEFWCRDMATAAQCGQLQFCLEYDWNELPEGADERHPLVKCWACKKVISKLKKMVSNTHNTSSVAMAIKKICSKFRSGFAAKCHRVVDRYMQPIEDGLAQDLEPRDICVSINMCKSQGHPGWKVPGLPQAPAAESSADAMGPDAA from the exons ATGATGGCggtgctgctgctcctctccctGCTTGTGGGGCCGACTG ccctggccctgccggGGGAGCCCCCCGAGTGCCTGCAGGGCCCTGAGTTTTGGTGCCGGGACATGGCCACAGCAGCCCAGTGCGGCCAACTGCAGTTTTGCCTGGAGTACGACTGGAACGAGCTGCCCGAG GGCGCTGACGAACGGCACCCCCTGGTGAAGTGCTGGGCGTGCAAAAAAGTCATCAGCAAGCTGAAGAAAATGGTGTCCAACACGCACAACACA AGCAGCGTGGCAATGGCCATCAAGAAGATCTGCTCCAAGTTCCGCTCCGGCTTCGCAGCCAAGTGCCACCGTGTGGTGGACCGGTACATGCAGCCCATCGAGGACGGGCTGGCCCAGGACCTGGAGCCCCGCGACATCTGCGTCTCCATTAACATGTGCAAGAGCCAGGGCCACCCAG GGTGGAAGGTTCCtggcctgccccaggccccggctgcAGAGAGCTCTGCGGATGCCATGGGACCAG aTGCCGCGTGA